In the genome of Raphanus sativus cultivar WK10039 chromosome 4, ASM80110v3, whole genome shotgun sequence, one region contains:
- the LOC108854940 gene encoding cysteine-rich receptor-like protein kinase 29 isoform X1 yields MEHVRLIVFFACFLMFVPLKALAQADTYQFAPRFRCLDRGNFTANSTFAGNLNRLVSSLSSVTSPEAYGFYNLSSGSLSGERAYAIGLCRREVRRDDCLSCIQRAARNLTEQCPQTKQAVVWYTRCMFRYSNMTLYGKKETFPTLHFIAGQTIPSNEDEFKRLRRGLLDRLKGIAAAGGPNRKYAQGNGSGTSGYRTFYGSAQCSPDLSEKDCDDCLVFGFGQIPLCCDDQIGLRWFCPSCNFRFEKSRFFELDADLEPDPPATKTERTGYKVVIAIVVPIVLVASFAIWLCYVLKWKKNKSRDRVEVRGNPPLSGSVAEDEVLSTDSLVVDFEDLKVATNNFSSENELGRGGFGSVYKGVFSHGKEIAVKRLSGTSGQGDTEFKNEILVLAKLQHRNLVRLLGFCIHGQERLLVYELIKNASLDHFIFDPEKRQLLDWGMRYKMINGVARGLLYLHQDSRFRTIHRDLKASNILLDQELNPKIADFGLAKLFDTGQTMTQRFTNRIAGTYGYMAPEYAMYGQFSVKTDVFSFGVLVIEIITGKRNNSGGSEEEENILVWVWRSWREDTLQSVIDPSLTTGSRNEILRCIHIGLLCVQESAATRPTMVSVALMLNSDSFNLPTPSGPALVLESVMPPNVSSSTTIELQTSLDDINVSELSLR; encoded by the exons ATGGAGCATGTCAGACTTATCGTCTTCTTTGCATGTTTCCTAATGTTTGTTCCATTAAAAGCCTTAGCTCAGGCAGATACCTATCAGTTTGCTCCAAGGTTCAGATGTTTAGACCGAGGCAACTTCACAGCCAACAGCACTTTTGCCGGAAACCTCAACCGCCTtgtctcctctctctcctcagTAACATCCCCTGAAGCTTATGGCTTCTACAACCTCTCCTCTGGTAGCTTATCTGGAGAAAGAGCTTATGCAATTGGTCTGTGTAGAAGAGAAGTCAGAAGAGATGACTGTCTCAGCTGTATTCAGAGAGCAGCACGAAACCTCACCGAGCAGTGTCCTCAGACAAAACAAGCTGTTGTGTGGTACACGCGCTGTATGTTTCGTTACTCGAACATGACACTTTATGGAAAGAAAGAGACGTTCCCAACTCTGCATTTTATTGCCGGTCAAACGATACCATCAAACGAAGATGAGTTCAAGCGTCTGCGAAGAGGGCTATTGGATAGGCTCAAAGGGATAGCAGCTGCTGGTGGGCCGAATAGGAAATACGCTCAAGGGAACGGTTCGGGTACGTCAGGGTACAGGACATTCTACGGGAGTGCGCAGTGTTCGCCGGATTTGTCTGAAAAGGATTGTGATGACTGTCTTGTTTTTGGGTTTGGGCAAATCCCACTTTGTTGTGATGATCAGATTGGTCTTAGGTGGTTTTGTCCTAGTTGTAACTTCCGGTTTGAGAAGTCGCGATTTTTTGAGCTTGACGCCGACCTTGAACCTGATCCACCTGCTACAAAAACTGAGAGAACAG GATATAAAGTCGTTATTGCGATAGTCGTTCCAATAGTTCTTGTTGCTTCATTTGCAATTTGGCTATGCTATGTCTTGAAGTGGAAGAAGAACAAGTCTAGAGATAGAGTCGAAG TTCGTGGGAATCCGCCTTTGTCAGGATCAGTTGCCGAAGATGAGGTCTTGAGTACAGATTCTCTGGTAGTTGACTTTGAAGATCTAAAGGTGGCAACAAATAACTTTTCTTCTGAAAACGAACTTGGACGTGGtgggtttggttcagtttataAG GGTGTGTTCTCTCATGGGAAAGAAATCGCGGTAAAAAGATTGTCGGGTACTTCTGGACAAGGAGACACTGAATTCAAGAACGAAATCTTAGTACTTGCAAAACTTCAACATAGGAACTTGGTTAGGCTTTTAGGTTTCTGCATACATGGACAAGAAAGACTACTTGTTTATGAGCTGATCAAGAATGCTAGTCTTGACCATTTCATCTTTG ATCCTGAGAAGCGTCAACTTTTGGATTGGGGAATGCGATACAAAATGATTAACGGAGTTGCTAGAGGACTTCTTTATCTTCATCAAGACTCTCGTTTTCGGACCATTCACCGTGATCTCAAAGCTAGCAACATTCTTTTGGACCAAGAACTGAATCCAAAAATTGCTGATTTTGGATTAGCTAAACTCTTTGACACAGGCCAAACCATGACACAGCGATTCACAAACAGAATTGCAGGAACTTA CGGGTATATGGCTCCGGAATACGCCATGTACGGACAATTCTCAGTTAAAACAGACGTTTTCAGCTTTGGTGTATTAGTGATTGAGATCATTACAGGTAAGAGAAACAACAGTGGTGGATCTGAAGAAGAGGAAAATATTCTTGTGTGG gTATGGAGAAGTTGGAGAGAAGACACTTTACAAAGCGTGATCGATCCAAGTTTAACCACAGGATCAAGAAACGAGATCTTGAGGTGCATACACATTGGTCTGTTATGTGTTCAAGAGAGTGCAGCGACTAGACCAACAATGGTCTCGGTTGCTCTTATGCTCAACAGCGATTCATTTAATCTCCCGACACCTTCAGGGCCTGCGCTTGTGTTAGAAAGTGTGATGCCTCCGAATGTTTCATCATCGACGACTATAGAGTTACAAACTTCGTTGGATGATATCAATGTTTCTGAGTTATCTCTTCGTTAG
- the LOC108854940 gene encoding cysteine-rich receptor-like protein kinase 29 isoform X2: MEHVRLIVFFACFLMFVPLKALAQADTYQFAPRFRCLDRGNFTANSTFAGNLNRLVSSLSSVTSPEAYGFYNLSSGSLSGERAYAIGLCRREVRRDDCLSCIQRAARNLTEQCPQTKQAVVWYTRCMFRYSNMTLYGKKETFPTLHFIAGQTIPSNEDEFKRLRRGLLDRLKGIAAAGGPNRKYAQGNGSGTSGYRTFYGSAQCSPDLSEKDCDDCLVFGFGQIPLCCDDQIGLRWFCPSCNFRFEKSRFFELDADLEPDPPATKTERTGYKVVIAIVVPIVLVASFAIWLCYVLKWKKNKSRDRVEGSVAEDEVLSTDSLVVDFEDLKVATNNFSSENELGRGGFGSVYKGVFSHGKEIAVKRLSGTSGQGDTEFKNEILVLAKLQHRNLVRLLGFCIHGQERLLVYELIKNASLDHFIFDPEKRQLLDWGMRYKMINGVARGLLYLHQDSRFRTIHRDLKASNILLDQELNPKIADFGLAKLFDTGQTMTQRFTNRIAGTYGYMAPEYAMYGQFSVKTDVFSFGVLVIEIITGKRNNSGGSEEEENILVWVWRSWREDTLQSVIDPSLTTGSRNEILRCIHIGLLCVQESAATRPTMVSVALMLNSDSFNLPTPSGPALVLESVMPPNVSSSTTIELQTSLDDINVSELSLR, translated from the exons ATGGAGCATGTCAGACTTATCGTCTTCTTTGCATGTTTCCTAATGTTTGTTCCATTAAAAGCCTTAGCTCAGGCAGATACCTATCAGTTTGCTCCAAGGTTCAGATGTTTAGACCGAGGCAACTTCACAGCCAACAGCACTTTTGCCGGAAACCTCAACCGCCTtgtctcctctctctcctcagTAACATCCCCTGAAGCTTATGGCTTCTACAACCTCTCCTCTGGTAGCTTATCTGGAGAAAGAGCTTATGCAATTGGTCTGTGTAGAAGAGAAGTCAGAAGAGATGACTGTCTCAGCTGTATTCAGAGAGCAGCACGAAACCTCACCGAGCAGTGTCCTCAGACAAAACAAGCTGTTGTGTGGTACACGCGCTGTATGTTTCGTTACTCGAACATGACACTTTATGGAAAGAAAGAGACGTTCCCAACTCTGCATTTTATTGCCGGTCAAACGATACCATCAAACGAAGATGAGTTCAAGCGTCTGCGAAGAGGGCTATTGGATAGGCTCAAAGGGATAGCAGCTGCTGGTGGGCCGAATAGGAAATACGCTCAAGGGAACGGTTCGGGTACGTCAGGGTACAGGACATTCTACGGGAGTGCGCAGTGTTCGCCGGATTTGTCTGAAAAGGATTGTGATGACTGTCTTGTTTTTGGGTTTGGGCAAATCCCACTTTGTTGTGATGATCAGATTGGTCTTAGGTGGTTTTGTCCTAGTTGTAACTTCCGGTTTGAGAAGTCGCGATTTTTTGAGCTTGACGCCGACCTTGAACCTGATCCACCTGCTACAAAAACTGAGAGAACAG GATATAAAGTCGTTATTGCGATAGTCGTTCCAATAGTTCTTGTTGCTTCATTTGCAATTTGGCTATGCTATGTCTTGAAGTGGAAGAAGAACAAGTCTAGAGATAGAGTCGAAG GATCAGTTGCCGAAGATGAGGTCTTGAGTACAGATTCTCTGGTAGTTGACTTTGAAGATCTAAAGGTGGCAACAAATAACTTTTCTTCTGAAAACGAACTTGGACGTGGtgggtttggttcagtttataAG GGTGTGTTCTCTCATGGGAAAGAAATCGCGGTAAAAAGATTGTCGGGTACTTCTGGACAAGGAGACACTGAATTCAAGAACGAAATCTTAGTACTTGCAAAACTTCAACATAGGAACTTGGTTAGGCTTTTAGGTTTCTGCATACATGGACAAGAAAGACTACTTGTTTATGAGCTGATCAAGAATGCTAGTCTTGACCATTTCATCTTTG ATCCTGAGAAGCGTCAACTTTTGGATTGGGGAATGCGATACAAAATGATTAACGGAGTTGCTAGAGGACTTCTTTATCTTCATCAAGACTCTCGTTTTCGGACCATTCACCGTGATCTCAAAGCTAGCAACATTCTTTTGGACCAAGAACTGAATCCAAAAATTGCTGATTTTGGATTAGCTAAACTCTTTGACACAGGCCAAACCATGACACAGCGATTCACAAACAGAATTGCAGGAACTTA CGGGTATATGGCTCCGGAATACGCCATGTACGGACAATTCTCAGTTAAAACAGACGTTTTCAGCTTTGGTGTATTAGTGATTGAGATCATTACAGGTAAGAGAAACAACAGTGGTGGATCTGAAGAAGAGGAAAATATTCTTGTGTGG gTATGGAGAAGTTGGAGAGAAGACACTTTACAAAGCGTGATCGATCCAAGTTTAACCACAGGATCAAGAAACGAGATCTTGAGGTGCATACACATTGGTCTGTTATGTGTTCAAGAGAGTGCAGCGACTAGACCAACAATGGTCTCGGTTGCTCTTATGCTCAACAGCGATTCATTTAATCTCCCGACACCTTCAGGGCCTGCGCTTGTGTTAGAAAGTGTGATGCCTCCGAATGTTTCATCATCGACGACTATAGAGTTACAAACTTCGTTGGATGATATCAATGTTTCTGAGTTATCTCTTCGTTAG